Part of the Candidatus Cybelea sp. genome is shown below.
ATCGCGGGCAGCGAGTACTCCGATCCCGCGAGGAGCTTCTCGACTCTCTGGTCGACGATGATAAACACGATGTTGTTGAGCGGCCGGCGATTGGCTAACGCCGCTTCTGGAAGCCGGATGAATCCTAAGGCTGCAAAGAACTGCGCGCATCGTTTAAGAAACCTGCGCCTCGTGCTACCTCCGCGAACCATTTTTACTCTTCTCCTCTACGCAGCATACCGAGGTTGACGGGTGCCGCGGTTCGCGTTTCGGTATTGCGACCCCTTGCTTACCTCGCTTGCGGCCGATAGGTGCCGAAGCTCCAGATGTGGCCGTCGGGATCCCGCACGGCAAAATCGTGCGAGCCGTAATCGGTGTCGTTGAGTTCGCGCACGATCTCCGCGCCGGCGGCTTTCGCGCGGGCGTACCCTGCATCGATCGCGTCTGCGCTCTCGAGGCCGAAGTAGATGCCGCCGGTGACGCCGCCGAGGCTCTTGGGACTCTTTCCGTACGGATCGTCCTTGACGGTGCCGAGCATAATCAGATTGCCGGCGAGCTTCAACTCGGCATGCGCGACGCTTCCGTCATCGGCGAGGCAGACCTCGTGCTCTTCGAAGCCCAAAACCGACTTGAGCCACGCGATCGCGGCCACGGCGTCGATGTAGCGGACGCTCGGATAGATGCTCTGTGCGGTGCTAACGTTCGTCGTATTCATGCGTCCAGTATACGGTCTGCCGCAAAGCCCGTCTTGGAAAAATGTTCGCGCGACTTCGCAGGGCAGCAAAGGTCGCGAACCCCTTCCGAAAGCTCGGCCCACGAACGACCTATGGCCTGGACGTGCCCGGGGTTTCAATGCGCTGCTTTTTTGCGAATTCTCAGGTCTCCTGAAGGCGACTCGCGCCGTGCGATGTAATCAAAGTCTGGCCATGACGGACCACTCAGAAAACAAACGCTCTCCGGCAATCTGCGACGAGGTCCCCGGCCGCGGTTGGAAGAGCCTCAAGGATCAGCTCGCCCGCGCGAAGGCGCAGCGGACCGACCCTCTCATGCTCGTTGAGGTCGAAGACGCGCTTCGGGCCATCCGCGGAGCCGGCCGCAACTAGCTGTGGCGCCGCGCGACGTGCGCGGCTTGCGGCTCGCTCATCGCCGCTCCTTCGCGCCCCAAAGCCGCGATCGCGTCGTTGTCCAATTTTTCGCGCAGCGCTCGGGATGCCGTCCGCCCAGCGCGGCCGGGTGCGCCGTGACGTGCTGCTCTACGCCAGACTAATGGTCGACCGCGAGTGGCCCGCGATGCGCGCCGCGACCTACGACAAAGATGCCGATCTCATCGTGATGGATGCGATAGGCGCCGCGGGCGGATTCAATCCGGCGAACCTCAAGGAGACTAATGCGCAAAGCGCCACCCTGCAGCAGCTGGGCGCACTGCACGACTACCGTTGGCGACGCCTCGCCGATAACACCTTCGCGCTCTCACCCTTCGAGTGGCTCGTCCTGCTGATCGGCGCGACTGCGATTGTCGGATTCTGCTGGCTCTTCGGGCTCGAGAACAAGAACGTGCATCTGCTGATGACGTCTGCTGTGACCATCGTCGTGACCGCTACCCTCGTGCTGCTCTTCGAGCTGCAGTATCCGTTTCAGAGCGATCTGCTGTGACCGCGCTGGATCACTGGCCCGCGGCCTGGAGGATGAGATTCGAGATCTCTTGCGGATGGCTGACGAGCGAGAGATGGCCCGCGTCGACTTCGATGGTCGTCGCTTTCATGCGCCCCGCCATATAGCGTTCCAAATCGGGATTGATCGTGCGATCCTGTTTTGAGACGGCGTACCAAGATGGTTTTGAGCGCCAGGCCGCAACCGTCGTCATCGCCGTCGTGGGGAGCGCCGCCGCGTTCGAGGCTTGAACGGCATATAGGAGGCGCGCCCGCGCAGGGTCGACGCCATTTGCGAAGTCGTTCAAAAACGCGTCCTCGTTCAATTGCGAGAATCCTTGAAACGTCACGAGCCCGGCGCCGGCGGGAGCCGCAGGAAATCGCTTTGCGAGTGCTGGATAGTTTTCGCCGGCGTCGGGTGCGCGGGCCGCCACGTAGACCAGCGCGGTAACGTTCGGCGCGACGCCGGCCTCCGTCAAGACCATTCCGCCGTAGGAATGTGCCACGAGAACCGTCGGGCCGTCTTGCATCGCGAGTACCCGCTTCGCTGCATCGACGTCATCGCCGAACGATACCAGACGATTCTGCACGGCGGTCGCCCGCAGGCCGGCGGATTGTAAACGCGAGATGACGTCGGTCCAGGAGGATCCGTCGGCATACAGCCCGTGAATCAGCACGACGTTGCGAACCCCGCCTGCAGCCCGGGCGACCCCGTGCAGACCGGTCAGCGTGCTCGCCGCTCCAGCGAGCATCGTGGTCGTAAAAGTGCGCCTGTCCATTATGCTGTGCTCCTTTGCGGTGCGATTTCGGGGCAACGCGGCAGGATGACTGCCCGGCGCGGCGCCGTGTCCGAGAGCGCTCCGCAGCCTTGCCGCACCTAGGTCATTACCTATTGTCGAGAGCGGCGCGTGCGGCATAGAATCACAAGACTCAACACGTTAATCGGAGGCTACCTGCATGCCGCACCTCGGCCGGCGTTTTCCACTGTTCGTCGCACTCGTCTTGGTCGCGCTGACCGGTTGCTCCGGCGCCGGATCGATCGGTTCACAAAGCGCTCCCCCCGTTACGCCCTTGCGGTCGGGAGTCATCCGGCAACCCAAGCCGCCGCAGGCGCAGCCTGCGCGTACCGTACGCTCCGCCAAGATCGAGCGGGATCTCTTCGTCTCCGACGGGAGCGGGTCGGTGCAAGTGCTCGCGAATCGCAGCCACAAGAACGTCGGGCAGATCACCGGCGGTCTCAACGGCGCCGACGGCGTCTGGGTCGACAAAGCCGGAAATCTCTACGTCGCGAACTACAAAAGCGCGCAGGTGACCGAGTACGCGCCGGGGAGTTCCTCACCCAAGTGCACGTACTCGAGCGGTCTGGTCGATCCGATCACGGTCACGACAGACCACTCCGGTAACGTGTACGTCGCCGATTTCAACGATTTCTCCGATCCCGGCTACCTTTATGAGTACGCGCAGTGCAGCAACACGGTGAAGAAGCGTTATACGGTGATACTCGGGCCGACGGGGGTCGCGGTCGACCGCCGTGGAGACATTTTTGTGATGGCGTGGGCGGAGGGGTATGGCTATCTCCTCGAGTTCAAACGCGGGAGATCGACTCCGACCGCGCTGGGCGCCACGGTGAATGTTCCCGGCGGTCTCGTCATCGATGCGAAGGGCAACCTCATCGCCGACGACCAGGAGGTCGCGTCGTACGAGCCGGGCTCGATCGATGTGATCGCGCCGCCCTACTACCAGACTTCGGTACCGCTGATCCAGGGTATCGGCGATCCATATCACGTCGCGCTGAACAAGCAGCAGAACCGGCTCTTCAGCGCCAACGTGAGCTCCGGCACCGTGACGATCTACAGTTATCCGGCCGGTACGTTGCTCAAGACGCTGGGGCCCAAGCAAGGGCTTACGTCGGTCTACGGGGTGAGCGATTCACCAAACGCCGTATATTAAATTTCAGGCGCTTGCCTACTCGGCGGCGGCCGATTCAGGGATGGGTCACAGCCTCATTTCAGGATTTGCCCATCCTTGCGGAGTAGGCTGGTTGAAGGGACCTCACGACCCCGCCCGGTTTGGCGGCCCAAGAGGAGCGAACAGCATGCAGTGTGTGAACCTTCAGCCCACCAAGCCTGAGACGCTCGACGTTTTCGTCGTCGATCTCGTGGGAGAGTTCGATCTCTCGGAACGCGACCGTCTAATGGATGCCTTTGGAACCGCAAAGAGCGCGCGGCTCGTCTTCGCGAACCTCGCAAAGACGTCGTACATGGATTCGACCGCCCTCGAGTGCTTGGTACACCTTCACGCGATGACCCGCATGCGCGGCGCCGCCTTCATTCTGCTGGGCGTGCAGGGAACCGTGCAGCGCCTCTTTGAGATCTGCGACTTGGATAAGGTCTTCGACATCCGCAGCACGCTCAGCGATCTGGGGATGGCCTCCATTACCGCGCGCCGGCTTACGGTCGAATCGCGCGCGAGAGCCTAACCCGAGCCGTACCTTACGCTCGACGATCGAGCAGATCGTCAGTCAGCTGCCAGCGCGCGCGTAGATCCAAGCACTCAAAGATCCTCGCAACGTGGTTCGCCACGGTCTTTCGGCTGATGCCGAGCTCGCGCGCGATCGACGGATTGCTGCGCCCTGCCGCGACGAGCCGCGCCACCTGGCGTTCGCGCGCCGAGAGGCCGGGCCGCGTCTCGTTCGGCAGCGGCGACGGCGCGTTCGGCCAGAAGGTTACGGGCGAAGCTTTGCCGATTGCGAGCGCGAGCTCGTCGACCCGCTCGCGGTACGCGCGCCGCCCGGTCAGGCGATAGCCGCAACGGTACGCCGCGAGCAGATGATGCACGGGCGAATACGAGCACAGCGCGTCGACCGCCTCGTCCACGGCGGCGATTGCGCCGCGCCGGTCGCCAAGGGCCTCGAGCGCTTCGGCGCGGATGCGCAGCGCCGCGCCTTCGCCGCGAAGGTGAGCGTGCTGCCAGTCGCGTAACGCCGCGCCCGCGCGTCGTTCGGATTCGGCAAACCGCCCCGCCTTGAAGAGCACTCTGGCTTGCAGCGTGGTGAACGCGGGGCTCCATTCGAAGGTTCCCTGGTGATACTCGCTTCGCGCGCGCTCGAACTGCGCGAGCGCATCG
Proteins encoded:
- a CDS encoding STAS domain-containing protein, whose product is MQCVNLQPTKPETLDVFVVDLVGEFDLSERDRLMDAFGTAKSARLVFANLAKTSYMDSTALECLVHLHAMTRMRGAAFILLGVQGTVQRLFEICDLDKVFDIRSTLSDLGMASITARRLTVESRARA
- a CDS encoding DUF4239 domain-containing protein, translating into MPSAQRGRVRRDVLLYARLMVDREWPAMRAATYDKDADLIVMDAIGAAGGFNPANLKETNAQSATLQQLGALHDYRWRRLADNTFALSPFEWLVLLIGATAIVGFCWLFGLENKNVHLLMTSAVTIVVTATLVLLFELQYPFQSDLL
- a CDS encoding VOC family protein, which translates into the protein MNTTNVSTAQSIYPSVRYIDAVAAIAWLKSVLGFEEHEVCLADDGSVAHAELKLAGNLIMLGTVKDDPYGKSPKSLGGVTGGIYFGLESADAIDAGYARAKAAGAEIVRELNDTDYGSHDFAVRDPDGHIWSFGTYRPQAR
- a CDS encoding alpha/beta hydrolase, which encodes MDRRTFTTTMLAGAASTLTGLHGVARAAGGVRNVVLIHGLYADGSSWTDVISRLQSAGLRATAVQNRLVSFGDDVDAAKRVLAMQDGPTVLVAHSYGGMVLTEAGVAPNVTALVYVAARAPDAGENYPALAKRFPAAPAGAGLVTFQGFSQLNEDAFLNDFANGVDPARARLLYAVQASNAAALPTTAMTTVAAWRSKPSWYAVSKQDRTINPDLERYMAGRMKATTIEVDAGHLSLVSHPQEISNLILQAAGQ